In Methanosphaera sp. ISO3-F5, a genomic segment contains:
- a CDS encoding class II aldolase/adducin family protein, producing the protein MIILDNNIIEKIVKTAHHIYDKDMILGKAGNISILDDSGEYMYITASGTDFKSLVHEDVIKVNIDDLSYVSANNKVPSMETNLHVGVYEKRSDVRSVVHVHSPYATAFAFSDKKLRQLEGFGEITGEYIAEVDYYAPGSKKLAKHASDALKNEDSVLLKDHGLITVGKDIDEATLLCEYVEGIAKTQYITHVLNL; encoded by the coding sequence GTGATTATATTGGATAATAATATTATAGAGAAAATAGTTAAAACTGCTCATCATATTTATGATAAGGATATGATTTTAGGTAAAGCAGGAAATATAAGTATATTAGATGATTCTGGAGAATATATGTATATTACCGCCTCTGGAACTGACTTTAAAAGTTTGGTTCATGAAGATGTTATAAAAGTAAATATTGATGATTTAAGTTATGTTTCTGCTAACAATAAAGTTCCATCAATGGAAACTAATTTGCATGTGGGTGTTTATGAAAAGAGGTCTGATGTAAGAAGTGTTGTTCATGTACATTCTCCTTATGCTACAGCATTTGCTTTTAGTGATAAAAAGTTACGTCAACTTGAAGGTTTTGGTGAAATTACTGGAGAGTACATAGCTGAAGTTGATTATTATGCTCCAGGTAGTAAAAAGTTAGCTAAGCATGCTAGTGATGCTTTGAAGAATGAGGATAGTGTCTTGTTAAAGGATCATGGTTTAATTACGGTGGGGAAGGATATTGATGAAGCTACACTTCTGTGTGAGTATGTAGAAGGTATAGCTAAAACTCAATATATTACACATGTGCTTAATCTTTAA
- a CDS encoding UPF0147 family protein, whose protein sequence is MNNEEIFANCTEILSQIINDNSVPRNIRKAAEDSTALLAKDDDEPTIKASTVISILDDISNDPNIPIHARILIWNILSELEAVKD, encoded by the coding sequence ATGAATAACGAAGAAATATTCGCAAATTGTACAGAAATATTATCACAAATCATTAACGATAATAGTGTACCAAGAAATATAAGGAAAGCTGCAGAAGATTCAACAGCACTTTTAGCAAAAGATGATGATGAACCAACCATAAAAGCAAGTACTGTAATATCAATATTAGATGATATAAGTAATGATCCTAACATTCCTATTCATGCAAGAATTCTTATCTGGAACATATTAAGTGAATTGGAAGCAGTTAAAGATTAA
- a CDS encoding cobalt-precorrin 5A hydrolase, whose protein sequence is MNIAILSVTNQGKEISDKLYDNLIQNPLFLNVKQYHKNIINTVNEIFDKYDCIIGIMASGIMIRSIAPHVNSKLSDPAVLLIDDNANFTISLLSGHFGGANDLTLKIAEILGSTPVITTSTDVNNKVGIDSIAKRFYCTLENPKNIKFINKALVNNTQVELCLHPKYSYILTDEVKKSYNTKISEEYQNITATVDNHKVILKPKQLVMGIGARKDISYDKVKNAIISACNILEFSPLRIDFFATADVKANEKGILENIKELNKELKIIPMDEIKAYQNEECSESDFVMKQFGVKGVCEPSALIANGTGSHLIFKKTAYNGVTIAVSLSD, encoded by the coding sequence ATGAATATAGCAATACTATCAGTTACAAACCAAGGAAAAGAAATATCCGATAAATTATATGACAATTTAATCCAAAATCCACTATTCCTAAATGTAAAACAATACCACAAAAATATAATAAATACTGTAAATGAAATATTTGATAAATACGACTGCATAATAGGAATAATGGCATCAGGTATAATGATACGATCAATAGCACCACACGTAAATTCAAAATTATCAGATCCTGCAGTGTTACTAATAGATGATAATGCAAATTTCACAATAAGCTTACTTAGTGGCCATTTTGGTGGAGCAAACGATTTAACATTAAAAATAGCAGAAATACTTGGCTCAACACCTGTCATAACAACATCCACCGATGTAAACAACAAGGTAGGTATTGATTCAATAGCTAAAAGATTTTACTGCACATTAGAAAATCCTAAAAATATTAAATTCATTAACAAAGCATTAGTAAACAATACTCAAGTAGAATTATGTTTACATCCAAAATACTCATATATATTAACTGATGAAGTGAAAAAATCATATAATACTAAAATCAGCGAAGAATACCAAAATATAACAGCAACTGTTGATAATCATAAAGTTATACTAAAACCAAAACAATTAGTGATGGGAATAGGTGCTAGAAAAGATATTTCCTATGATAAAGTAAAAAATGCCATCATTTCAGCTTGTAACATACTTGAATTTTCACCATTAAGAATTGATTTTTTCGCCACAGCCGATGTTAAAGCGAATGAAAAAGGAATCCTGGAAAACATCAAAGAACTTAACAAAGAATTAAAAATTATACCAATGGATGAAATCAAAGCATATCAGAATGAGGAATGTTCTGAATCAGATTTTGTGATGAAACAATTTGGAGTTAAAGGAGTATGTGAACCATCAGCCTTAATTGCTAATGGTACTGGGTCTCATTTAATATTCAAAAAAACAGCATATAATGGGGTGACTATTGCCGTTTCATTATCTGATTAA